From Penaeus vannamei isolate JL-2024 chromosome 40, ASM4276789v1, whole genome shotgun sequence, the proteins below share one genomic window:
- the LOC113824514 gene encoding GATA zinc finger domain-containing protein 14 has product MKTLAVVVLVAVAAGQQFDQQRQFNTAVRLATPGYFQQSGRFSSSQGSGKQFQNSLSNSNSFSNNQQTFFRSGSSSSGASSGAFQNSQFEANAGTNRDQFQGGRFKQTQQNRFASDNLQQNRATQFQSSINSQQNTDRFTQSSQFSGANRNQANANQINSGSQFQTSNSQFTSGNRFQTSSNRGSAAGAFLTSINQGRQPQIINNQANIESSFQVNQQANAFQANNQQNAATRFSQESSGAFTNQRDSQAFIQDNQRTTDSNVQFANSNQNSNNRFQFNTNQQSSINRFQPNEQPSNARLQSSINQQTSNARFQSNLNQQTSNIRPQSNLNQQTSNARLQSNINQQTSNIRLQSNTNQQASNARFQSNLNQQTSNARLQSNTNQQASNARFQSNLNQQTSNARLQSNTNQQASNARFQSNLNQQTSNTRLQSNINQQSDNRFQSNFNQQNTNSRFSQNSQSQTSALVRSGSSFESAADSVDGVFEPLNLPSGASFLLGSISTSFECLDRPYGYYADQDNSCRVFHICYPALFSSGAIETYQYSFMCGEGSVFDQKELTCVAELEAIPCQESSNFYYTNEQFGRLEDKTF; this is encoded by the exons ATGAAGACTTTGGCTGTTG TCGTGCTCGTGGCGGTGGCCGCCGGGCAGCAGTTCGACCAACAAAGGCAGTTCAACACTGCTGTCAGACTCGCTACTCCCGGATACTTCCAACAGTCGGGCAGGTTTTCTTCTAGCCAAGGCAGTGGCAAGCAATTCCAGAATAGCCTTTCCAATTCCAACAGCTTCAGCAACAATCAGCAAACTTTCTTCCGATCAGGATCATCAAGCTCAGGTGCGAGTTCTGGAGCATTCCAGAACAGCCAGTTCGAAGCCAATGCTGGAACCAACCGCGATCAGTTCCAGGGTGGCCGCTTCAAGCAAACCCAGCAGAATCGTTTTGCCTCAGATAACCTCCAGCAGAACAGGGCAACTCAATTCCAGTCAAGTATCAACAGCCAACAGAATACTGACAGGTTCACCCAATCTAGCCAGTTCAGTGGTGCCAACCGTAACCAAGCCAATGCTAACCAGATTAATTCCGGAAGCCAGTTCCAGACTAGTAACAGCCAGTTCACATCTGGAAACCGTTTCCAGACCAGCAGCAACAGAGGAAGTGCTGCTGGTGCGTTCCTGACCAGCATCAACCAAGGGAGACAACCCCAAATCATCAACAACCAGGCCAACATTGAGAGCAGTTTCCAGGTCAACCAGCAGGCTAATGCTTTCCAGGCTAACAATCAACAGAATGCTGCTACACGTTTCAGTCAGGAATCTTCTGGGGCATTCACTAACCAGAGAGATTCTCAAGCCTTTATCCAGGATAACCAAAGAACTACTGATTCCAATGTCCAGTTTGCCAACTCCAACCAGAACTCCAATAACCGTTTCCAATTCAACACCAACCAGCAGAGCTCCATTAACCGCTTCCAGCCTAATGAACAGCCTTCAAACGCTCGTCTGCAGTCCAGCATCAACCAGCAGACCTCCAATGCGCGCTTCCAGTCTAACCTCAACCAACAAACTTCTAACATTCGCCCTCAGTCCAATCTTAACCAACAAACTTCCAACGCTCGTCTCCAGTCCAACATCAATCAACAAACCTCCAACATTCGCCTTCAGTCCAACACCAACCAGCAGGCTTCTAACGCACGCTTCCAGTCCAACCTTAACCAACAGACTTCCAACGCTCGCCTTCAATCCAACACCAACCAGCAGGCTTCTAACGCACGCTTCCAGTCTAACCTCAACCAACAAACTTCCAACGCTCGCCTTCAATCCAACACCAACCAGCAGGCTTCTAATGCACGCTTCCAGTCTAACCTTAACCAACAGACTTCCAACACTCGCCTCCAGTCCAACATCAACCAACAATCTGACAATCGCTTCCAATCCAACTTCAACCAACAGAACACCAACAGCCGTTTCTCACAGAACTCTCAGTCTCAGACCAGCGCTCTTGTTCGCTCTGGTTCATCCTTTGAGTCTGCCGCTGACTCTGTCGATGGCGTCTTTGAGCCTCTGAACCTTCCATCTGGTGCGAGCTTCCTGCTGGGAAGTATCTCCACCTCCTTTGAGTGCCTTGACCGGCCATACGGATACTACGCTGACCAGGACAACTCGTGCCGTGTCTTCCACATCTGCTACCCAGCTCTCTTCTCCAGTGGCGCCATCGAAACCTACCAGTACAG CTTCATGTGCGGTGAAGGATCCGTGTTCGACCAGAAGGAGCTCACCTGTGTAGCCGAGCTGGAGGCCATCCCCTGCCAGGAATCCTCCAACTTCTACTACACCAATGAACAGTTTGGTCGTCTTGAGGACAAGACCTTCTAA